A window from Drosophila kikkawai strain 14028-0561.14 chromosome 2L, DkikHiC1v2, whole genome shotgun sequence encodes these proteins:
- the Utx gene encoding histone demethylase UTY isoform X6 has translation MLKHCGEFHIALKHLQLALLYTYPSTFSELQVKFQIAHLYETQNKHKAAKDGYEFLLKEKNISLELKADVYRQLGWMYHCVECLGEKKERETYALNFLQKSIEADPKSGQSLYLLGRCYAGINKVHDAFLAYRNSVEKSEGNADTWCSIGVLYQQQNQPTDALQAYICAVQLDKDHKAAWTNLGILYESCGQLRDAYACYLNATKQISFQKTSSLFRRKQVIRMKKDSIGLSKGLTQRIKFLEVQLSQAPLPSITSKRRTLCSIEEAWNLPISLEMNSRQQQTAQMLPRQMAKQSPVQGPPPPYPHSQLSQSPIPAKRIKEDGQQELVQHNNQTATQLHPNLMNISETLSQRNLIAMPGESKKISEQSVVDTFDDISNDIYKQNETIKLERLSQDAISNNLNEDSKHNEFNGGGSDASSDLTTTSFKIQMDSKQLMASVKLLPIDEPPVHFTILQVNAPPPSPPDCPPQKLTRDQLLPPTPSVHLENKKNAFSPQLQEFCLKHPIAVVRGLAGALKLDLGLFSTKTLVEANPEHSVEVRTQVHQSPDENWDTSQGKRVWACISHRSHTTIAKYAQYQASSFQDSLKLVLPQDESDKGFQGSQAMSDSDSKDSVSNSTNIVLKRKKNKINSKMLRFGTNVDLSDERKWKPQLTELQKLPAFARVISAANMLSHVGHVILGMNTVQLYMKVPGSRTPGHQENNNFCSININIGPGDCEWFAVPDAYWGGVHNLCEKNNISYLHGSWWPVLEDLYKENIPVYRFIQKPGDLVWVNAGCVHWVQSVGWCNNIAWNVGPLTARQYSLAIERYEWNKVQAFKSIVPMVHLSWNLARNIKVSDTKLFELIKMCLLQTLKNVLHIQEYVKSKGVEIRFNGRGKNEASHYCGQCEVEVFNVLFVKEQEKRHVVHCLSCALKLSPSLQGIVCLEEYRLSELQHVYDSFSLHRTQGLAYTQ, from the exons ATGCTAAAACATTGCGGCGAATTTCATATTGCCTTAAAACATTTGCAATTGGCCCTGCTCTACACATATCCATCGACTTTTTCCGAGCTTCAGG ttaaatttcaaatcgCGCATCTGTATGAAACCCAGAACAAGCACAAGGCGGCCAAGGATGGCTATGAATTCCtgttgaaggaaaaaaatatctCATTGGAATTAAAAGCAGATGTTTATAGGCAGTTAG GATGGATGTACCATTGCGTAGAATGCCTAGGCGAAAAAAAGGAACGTGAAACGTACGCTTTGAATTTCCTTCAAAAATCCATCGAAGCCGATCCAAAGAGTGGACAATCATTATATTTACTCGGGAGATGCTACGCGGGAATCAATAAAGTCCACGATGCCTTTCTAGCGTACCGCAATTCGGTGGAAAAGAGTGAAGGAAATGCGGATACCTGGTGTTCGATCGG CGTTTTATATCAGCAACAAAACCAACCGACGGACGCCCTGCAAGCTTATATTTGTGCCGTTCAATTAGATAAGGATCATAAGGCCGCCTGGACGAATCTGGGTATACTTTATGAGAGCTGTGGTCAATTACGCGATGCCTATGCCTGCTATTTGAATGCAACCAAACAGATTTCATTCCAA AAGACATCATCATTATTTCGACGCAAACAAGTAATACGCATGAAAAAGGACTCTATTGGTCTCTCCAAGGGCCTGACACAGCGCATCAAGTTTCTGGAGGTTCAGCTCAGTCAAGCACCACTGCCAAGTATTACATCGAAGCGCCGGACACTGTGTTCCATCGAAGAAGCCTGGAATCTGCCAATATCTTTAGAAATGAACTCGCGCCAGCAGCAGACAGCACAGATGCTGCCGCGACAGATGGCAAAACAAAGTCCAGTAcag GGACCACCGCCACCTTACCCGCACAGCCAACTCAGCCAAAGCCCCATACCTGCGAAACGTATTAAGGAAGATGGCCAGCAGGAATTAGTACAACACAATAATCAGACAGCCACGCAACTGCACCCGAATCTAATGA ACATTTCCGAGACGTTGAGCCAACGCAACTTGATTGCCATGCCGGGGGAAAGCAAAAAGATTTCTGAACAGAGCGTGGTGGACACCTTTGATGACATCTCGAatgatatttataaacaaaatgagACTATAAAGCTGGAGCGTTTGAGCCAAGATGCGATAAGCAATAATTTAAACGAAGACTCAAAACATAACGAATTCAATGGTGGCGGCAGCGATGCCAGCTCGGATCTCACCACCACCTCGTTCAAAATCCAAATGGACTCGAAACAGCTGATGGCCTCGGTGAAACTTCTGCCGATCGACGAACCGCCCGTACATTTTACCATTTTGCAAGTGAACGCGCCGCCGCCCTCTCCGCCCGATTGCCCACCGCAGAAGCTGACGAGGGACCAGCTCCTGCCCCCGACTCCCTCGGTTCATTTAGAGAATAAGAAGAATGCGTTCAGTCCGCAGTTGCAGGAGTTTTGCCTGAAGCATCCCATTGCCGTTGTACGCGGCCTGGCTGGCGCTCTCAAGCTTGATCTCGGTCTCTTTTCGACCAAAACACTGGTGGAAGCCAACCCCGAGCACAGTGTCGAGGTCCGGACACAGGTTCACCAATCGCCCGATGAAAACTGGGACACGTCGCAGGGGAAAAGGGTGTGGGCCTGCATATCGCATCGGTCCCACACAACAATAGCCAAATATGCCCAATACCAGGCCTCCAGTTTTCAGGACAGCCTTAAG CTTGTTTTACCACAGGATGAAAGTGATAAGGGATTCCAGGGTTCACAGGCCATGTCGGACTCGGACTCCAAGGATTCGGTTTCGAATTCAACAAACATTGTTTTGAAGCGCAAAAAGAACAAGATCAACAGCAAGATGTTGAG GTTTGGAACCAACGTTGACCTCTCCGACGAACGCAAATGGAAGCCACAATTAACGGAGCTACAAAAACTGCCAGCTTTTGCACGCGTCATTTCCGCTGCCAATATGCTGTCCCATGTGGGCCATGTCATTCTCGGCATGAACACTGTCCAGCTGTATATGAAGGTGCCGGGCAGCAGGACGCCCGGCCACCAGGAGAACAATAACTTTTGCTCAATCAATATCAATATCGGGCCCGGGGACTGCGAATGGTTTGCCGTGCCCGATGCCTACTGGGGCGGCGTTCACAATTTATGTGAAAAGAACAACATTAGCTATTTGCACGGCTCTTGGTGGCCGGTTTTAGAGGATTTATACAAGGAGAATATACCAGTTTATAGATTTATACAAAAGCCTGGCGACTTGGTTTGGGTTAATGCTGG GTGCGTTCATTGGGTCCAATCGGTGGGCTGGTGCAACAATATTGCCTGGAATGTGGGACCATTGACTGCTCGACAGTATTCGCTGGCCATCGAGCGTTATGAATGGAACAAGGTGCAGGCCTTCAAGAGCATTGTTCCGATGGTTCATTTAAGCTGGAACCTGGCCAGAAACATTAAAGTATCGGACACGAAACTCTTCGAACTGATCAA AATGTGTTTGCTGCAAACGCTGAAGAACGTTTTGCACATCCAGGAGTACGTCAAATCGAAGGGAGTTGAAATACGCTTTAATGGGCGTGGGAAGAACGAGGCCTCCCATTACTGCGGTCAATGCGAA GTCGAAGTTTTTAATGTACTTTTTGTGAAGGAACAGGAGAAGCGACATGTCGTTCATTGCCTGTCGTGTGCCCTTAAACTGTCGCCATCGCTGCAGGGCATTGTCTGCCTTGAGGAGTATCGTCTGTCTGAGCTTCAACACGTCTACGATTCGTTCTCTTTACATAGAACCCAAGGACTAGCGTACACTCAATAG
- the Utx gene encoding histone demethylase UTY isoform X2 — MGQISFEDDCLIRELDSRYYGFLDLSNQKNAEIRNLVQQTVTNLQDYIANGHQSNAVKNIYDASSRPSSRDQEDDGDTKHIDTEAKEKALVTIGDEKSEDENYVNALCKLGHLHLLLGEYTEALSAYQKYLRFRENNYWTNHPFIYGIGVAYFKLRCFKWAIKSFQELLYLSPNFTCANEVHLRLGLMLKHCGEFHIALKHLQLALLYTYPSTFSELQVKFQIAHLYETQNKHKAAKDGYEFLLKEKNISLELKADVYRQLGWMYHCVECLGEKKERETYALNFLQKSIEADPKSGQSLYLLGRCYAGINKVHDAFLAYRNSVEKSEGNADTWCSIGVLYQQQNQPTDALQAYICAVQLDKDHKAAWTNLGILYESCGQLRDAYACYLNATKQISFQTSSLFRRKQVIRMKKDSIGLSKGLTQRIKFLEVQLSQAPLPSITSKRRTLCSIEEAWNLPISLEMNSRQQQTAQMLPRQMAKQSPVQGPPPPYPHSQLSQSPIPAKRIKEDGQQELVQHNNQTATQLHPNLMNISETLSQRNLIAMPGESKKISEQSVVDTFDDISNDIYKQNETIKLERLSQDAISNNLNEDSKHNEFNGGGSDASSDLTTTSFKIQMDSKQLMASVKLLPIDEPPVHFTILQVNAPPPSPPDCPPQKLTRDQLLPPTPSVHLENKKNAFSPQLQEFCLKHPIAVVRGLAGALKLDLGLFSTKTLVEANPEHSVEVRTQVHQSPDENWDTSQGKRVWACISHRSHTTIAKYAQYQASSFQDSLKLVLPQDESDKGFQGSQAMSDSDSKDSVSNSTNIVLKRKKNKINSKMLRFGTNVDLSDERKWKPQLTELQKLPAFARVISAANMLSHVGHVILGMNTVQLYMKVPGSRTPGHQENNNFCSININIGPGDCEWFAVPDAYWGGVHNLCEKNNISYLHGSWWPVLEDLYKENIPVYRFIQKPGDLVWVNAGCVHWVQSVGWCNNIAWNVGPLTARQYSLAIERYEWNKVQAFKSIVPMVHLSWNLARNIKVSDTKLFELIKMCLLQTLKNVLHIQEYVKSKGVEIRFNGRGKNEASHYCGQCEVEVFNVLFVKEQEKRHVVHCLSCALKLSPSLQGIVCLEEYRLSELQHVYDSFSLHRTQGLAYTQ, encoded by the exons ATGGGTCAGATTTCCTTTGAGGATGATTGTCTGATCCGCGAGTTAGACAG TCGGTACTATGGTTTTCTGGACTTGTCCAATCAGAAGAATGCGGAAATAAGGAATCTGGTGCAGCAAACGGTGACCAACCTGCAGGACTACATAGCCAATGGCCACCAGAGCAACGCAGTTAAGAATATTTACGACGCATCAAGCCGCCCATCGTCCCGAGACCAAGAGGACGACGGCGACACAAAGCATATCGATACGGAAGCCAAGGAGAAGGCTCTTGTCACAATCGGCGACGAGAAATCTGAAGATGAGAACTACGTAAATGCTCTATGCAAGCTGGGTCACCTGCACCTTCTTCTCGGCGAATATACGGAAG cTTTGTCGGcctaccaaaaatatttacgGTTTCGAGAAAATAATTACTGGACAAACCATCCATTTATTTACGGAATAGGCGTTGCCTACTTCAAGCTTAGGTGCTTTAAATG GGCCATCAAATCTTTTCAAGAACTTTTGTACTTGAGCCCCAACTTTACATGTGCAAATGAAGTCCACCTGCGTTTAGGTCTTATGCTAAAACATTGCGGCGAATTTCATATTGCCTTAAAACATTTGCAATTGGCCCTGCTCTACACATATCCATCGACTTTTTCCGAGCTTCAGG ttaaatttcaaatcgCGCATCTGTATGAAACCCAGAACAAGCACAAGGCGGCCAAGGATGGCTATGAATTCCtgttgaaggaaaaaaatatctCATTGGAATTAAAAGCAGATGTTTATAGGCAGTTAG GATGGATGTACCATTGCGTAGAATGCCTAGGCGAAAAAAAGGAACGTGAAACGTACGCTTTGAATTTCCTTCAAAAATCCATCGAAGCCGATCCAAAGAGTGGACAATCATTATATTTACTCGGGAGATGCTACGCGGGAATCAATAAAGTCCACGATGCCTTTCTAGCGTACCGCAATTCGGTGGAAAAGAGTGAAGGAAATGCGGATACCTGGTGTTCGATCGG CGTTTTATATCAGCAACAAAACCAACCGACGGACGCCCTGCAAGCTTATATTTGTGCCGTTCAATTAGATAAGGATCATAAGGCCGCCTGGACGAATCTGGGTATACTTTATGAGAGCTGTGGTCAATTACGCGATGCCTATGCCTGCTATTTGAATGCAACCAAACAGATTTCATTCCAA ACATCATCATTATTTCGACGCAAACAAGTAATACGCATGAAAAAGGACTCTATTGGTCTCTCCAAGGGCCTGACACAGCGCATCAAGTTTCTGGAGGTTCAGCTCAGTCAAGCACCACTGCCAAGTATTACATCGAAGCGCCGGACACTGTGTTCCATCGAAGAAGCCTGGAATCTGCCAATATCTTTAGAAATGAACTCGCGCCAGCAGCAGACAGCACAGATGCTGCCGCGACAGATGGCAAAACAAAGTCCAGTAcag GGACCACCGCCACCTTACCCGCACAGCCAACTCAGCCAAAGCCCCATACCTGCGAAACGTATTAAGGAAGATGGCCAGCAGGAATTAGTACAACACAATAATCAGACAGCCACGCAACTGCACCCGAATCTAATGA ACATTTCCGAGACGTTGAGCCAACGCAACTTGATTGCCATGCCGGGGGAAAGCAAAAAGATTTCTGAACAGAGCGTGGTGGACACCTTTGATGACATCTCGAatgatatttataaacaaaatgagACTATAAAGCTGGAGCGTTTGAGCCAAGATGCGATAAGCAATAATTTAAACGAAGACTCAAAACATAACGAATTCAATGGTGGCGGCAGCGATGCCAGCTCGGATCTCACCACCACCTCGTTCAAAATCCAAATGGACTCGAAACAGCTGATGGCCTCGGTGAAACTTCTGCCGATCGACGAACCGCCCGTACATTTTACCATTTTGCAAGTGAACGCGCCGCCGCCCTCTCCGCCCGATTGCCCACCGCAGAAGCTGACGAGGGACCAGCTCCTGCCCCCGACTCCCTCGGTTCATTTAGAGAATAAGAAGAATGCGTTCAGTCCGCAGTTGCAGGAGTTTTGCCTGAAGCATCCCATTGCCGTTGTACGCGGCCTGGCTGGCGCTCTCAAGCTTGATCTCGGTCTCTTTTCGACCAAAACACTGGTGGAAGCCAACCCCGAGCACAGTGTCGAGGTCCGGACACAGGTTCACCAATCGCCCGATGAAAACTGGGACACGTCGCAGGGGAAAAGGGTGTGGGCCTGCATATCGCATCGGTCCCACACAACAATAGCCAAATATGCCCAATACCAGGCCTCCAGTTTTCAGGACAGCCTTAAG CTTGTTTTACCACAGGATGAAAGTGATAAGGGATTCCAGGGTTCACAGGCCATGTCGGACTCGGACTCCAAGGATTCGGTTTCGAATTCAACAAACATTGTTTTGAAGCGCAAAAAGAACAAGATCAACAGCAAGATGTTGAG GTTTGGAACCAACGTTGACCTCTCCGACGAACGCAAATGGAAGCCACAATTAACGGAGCTACAAAAACTGCCAGCTTTTGCACGCGTCATTTCCGCTGCCAATATGCTGTCCCATGTGGGCCATGTCATTCTCGGCATGAACACTGTCCAGCTGTATATGAAGGTGCCGGGCAGCAGGACGCCCGGCCACCAGGAGAACAATAACTTTTGCTCAATCAATATCAATATCGGGCCCGGGGACTGCGAATGGTTTGCCGTGCCCGATGCCTACTGGGGCGGCGTTCACAATTTATGTGAAAAGAACAACATTAGCTATTTGCACGGCTCTTGGTGGCCGGTTTTAGAGGATTTATACAAGGAGAATATACCAGTTTATAGATTTATACAAAAGCCTGGCGACTTGGTTTGGGTTAATGCTGG GTGCGTTCATTGGGTCCAATCGGTGGGCTGGTGCAACAATATTGCCTGGAATGTGGGACCATTGACTGCTCGACAGTATTCGCTGGCCATCGAGCGTTATGAATGGAACAAGGTGCAGGCCTTCAAGAGCATTGTTCCGATGGTTCATTTAAGCTGGAACCTGGCCAGAAACATTAAAGTATCGGACACGAAACTCTTCGAACTGATCAA AATGTGTTTGCTGCAAACGCTGAAGAACGTTTTGCACATCCAGGAGTACGTCAAATCGAAGGGAGTTGAAATACGCTTTAATGGGCGTGGGAAGAACGAGGCCTCCCATTACTGCGGTCAATGCGAA GTCGAAGTTTTTAATGTACTTTTTGTGAAGGAACAGGAGAAGCGACATGTCGTTCATTGCCTGTCGTGTGCCCTTAAACTGTCGCCATCGCTGCAGGGCATTGTCTGCCTTGAGGAGTATCGTCTGTCTGAGCTTCAACACGTCTACGATTCGTTCTCTTTACATAGAACCCAAGGACTAGCGTACACTCAATAG
- the Utx gene encoding histone demethylase UTY isoform X4 → MGQISFEDDCLIRELDSRYYGFLDLSNQKNAEIRNLVQQTVTNLQDYIANGHQSNAVKNIYDASSRPSSRDQEDDGDTKHIDTEAKEKALVTIGDEKSEDENYVNALCKLGHLHLLLGEYTEALSAYQKYLRFRENNYWTNHPFIYGIGVAYFKLRCFKWAIKSFQELLYLSPNFTCANEVHLRLGLMLKHCGEFHIALKHLQLALLYTYPSTFSELQVKFQIAHLYETQNKHKAAKDGYEFLLKEKNISLELKADVYRQLGWMYHCVECLGEKKERETYALNFLQKSIEADPKSGQSLYLLGRCYAGINKVHDAFLAYRNSVEKSEGNADTWCSIGVLYQQQNQPTDALQAYICAVQLDKDHKAAWTNLGILYESCGQLRDAYACYLNATKQISFQTSSLFRRKQVIRMKKDSIGLSKGLTQRIKFLEVQLSQAPLPSITSKRRTLCSIEEAWNLPISLEMNSRQQQTAQMLPRQMAKQSPVQGPPPPYPHSQLSQSPIPAKRIKEDGQQELVQHNNQTATQLHPNLMNISETLSQRNLIAMPGESKKISEQSVVDTFDDISNDIYKQNETIKLERLSQDAISNNLNEDSKHNEFNGGGSDASSDLTTTSFKIQMDSKQLMASVKLLPIDEPPVHFTILQVNAPPPSPPDCPPQKLTRDQLLPPTPSVHLENKKNAFSPQLQEFCLKHPIAVVRGLAGALKLDLGLFSTKTLVEANPEHSVEVRTQVHQSPDENWDTSQGKRVWACISHRSHTTIAKYAQYQASSFQDSLKDESDKGFQGSQAMSDSDSKDSVSNSTNIVLKRKKNKINSKMLRFGTNVDLSDERKWKPQLTELQKLPAFARVISAANMLSHVGHVILGMNTVQLYMKVPGSRTPGHQENNNFCSININIGPGDCEWFAVPDAYWGGVHNLCEKNNISYLHGSWWPVLEDLYKENIPVYRFIQKPGDLVWVNAGCVHWVQSVGWCNNIAWNVGPLTARQYSLAIERYEWNKVQAFKSIVPMVHLSWNLARNIKVSDTKLFELIKMCLLQTLKNVLHIQEYVKSKGVEIRFNGRGKNEASHYCGQCEVEVFNVLFVKEQEKRHVVHCLSCALKLSPSLQGIVCLEEYRLSELQHVYDSFSLHRTQGLAYTQ, encoded by the exons ATGGGTCAGATTTCCTTTGAGGATGATTGTCTGATCCGCGAGTTAGACAG TCGGTACTATGGTTTTCTGGACTTGTCCAATCAGAAGAATGCGGAAATAAGGAATCTGGTGCAGCAAACGGTGACCAACCTGCAGGACTACATAGCCAATGGCCACCAGAGCAACGCAGTTAAGAATATTTACGACGCATCAAGCCGCCCATCGTCCCGAGACCAAGAGGACGACGGCGACACAAAGCATATCGATACGGAAGCCAAGGAGAAGGCTCTTGTCACAATCGGCGACGAGAAATCTGAAGATGAGAACTACGTAAATGCTCTATGCAAGCTGGGTCACCTGCACCTTCTTCTCGGCGAATATACGGAAG cTTTGTCGGcctaccaaaaatatttacgGTTTCGAGAAAATAATTACTGGACAAACCATCCATTTATTTACGGAATAGGCGTTGCCTACTTCAAGCTTAGGTGCTTTAAATG GGCCATCAAATCTTTTCAAGAACTTTTGTACTTGAGCCCCAACTTTACATGTGCAAATGAAGTCCACCTGCGTTTAGGTCTTATGCTAAAACATTGCGGCGAATTTCATATTGCCTTAAAACATTTGCAATTGGCCCTGCTCTACACATATCCATCGACTTTTTCCGAGCTTCAGG ttaaatttcaaatcgCGCATCTGTATGAAACCCAGAACAAGCACAAGGCGGCCAAGGATGGCTATGAATTCCtgttgaaggaaaaaaatatctCATTGGAATTAAAAGCAGATGTTTATAGGCAGTTAG GATGGATGTACCATTGCGTAGAATGCCTAGGCGAAAAAAAGGAACGTGAAACGTACGCTTTGAATTTCCTTCAAAAATCCATCGAAGCCGATCCAAAGAGTGGACAATCATTATATTTACTCGGGAGATGCTACGCGGGAATCAATAAAGTCCACGATGCCTTTCTAGCGTACCGCAATTCGGTGGAAAAGAGTGAAGGAAATGCGGATACCTGGTGTTCGATCGG CGTTTTATATCAGCAACAAAACCAACCGACGGACGCCCTGCAAGCTTATATTTGTGCCGTTCAATTAGATAAGGATCATAAGGCCGCCTGGACGAATCTGGGTATACTTTATGAGAGCTGTGGTCAATTACGCGATGCCTATGCCTGCTATTTGAATGCAACCAAACAGATTTCATTCCAA ACATCATCATTATTTCGACGCAAACAAGTAATACGCATGAAAAAGGACTCTATTGGTCTCTCCAAGGGCCTGACACAGCGCATCAAGTTTCTGGAGGTTCAGCTCAGTCAAGCACCACTGCCAAGTATTACATCGAAGCGCCGGACACTGTGTTCCATCGAAGAAGCCTGGAATCTGCCAATATCTTTAGAAATGAACTCGCGCCAGCAGCAGACAGCACAGATGCTGCCGCGACAGATGGCAAAACAAAGTCCAGTAcag GGACCACCGCCACCTTACCCGCACAGCCAACTCAGCCAAAGCCCCATACCTGCGAAACGTATTAAGGAAGATGGCCAGCAGGAATTAGTACAACACAATAATCAGACAGCCACGCAACTGCACCCGAATCTAATGA ACATTTCCGAGACGTTGAGCCAACGCAACTTGATTGCCATGCCGGGGGAAAGCAAAAAGATTTCTGAACAGAGCGTGGTGGACACCTTTGATGACATCTCGAatgatatttataaacaaaatgagACTATAAAGCTGGAGCGTTTGAGCCAAGATGCGATAAGCAATAATTTAAACGAAGACTCAAAACATAACGAATTCAATGGTGGCGGCAGCGATGCCAGCTCGGATCTCACCACCACCTCGTTCAAAATCCAAATGGACTCGAAACAGCTGATGGCCTCGGTGAAACTTCTGCCGATCGACGAACCGCCCGTACATTTTACCATTTTGCAAGTGAACGCGCCGCCGCCCTCTCCGCCCGATTGCCCACCGCAGAAGCTGACGAGGGACCAGCTCCTGCCCCCGACTCCCTCGGTTCATTTAGAGAATAAGAAGAATGCGTTCAGTCCGCAGTTGCAGGAGTTTTGCCTGAAGCATCCCATTGCCGTTGTACGCGGCCTGGCTGGCGCTCTCAAGCTTGATCTCGGTCTCTTTTCGACCAAAACACTGGTGGAAGCCAACCCCGAGCACAGTGTCGAGGTCCGGACACAGGTTCACCAATCGCCCGATGAAAACTGGGACACGTCGCAGGGGAAAAGGGTGTGGGCCTGCATATCGCATCGGTCCCACACAACAATAGCCAAATATGCCCAATACCAGGCCTCCAGTTTTCAGGACAGCCTTAAG GATGAAAGTGATAAGGGATTCCAGGGTTCACAGGCCATGTCGGACTCGGACTCCAAGGATTCGGTTTCGAATTCAACAAACATTGTTTTGAAGCGCAAAAAGAACAAGATCAACAGCAAGATGTTGAG GTTTGGAACCAACGTTGACCTCTCCGACGAACGCAAATGGAAGCCACAATTAACGGAGCTACAAAAACTGCCAGCTTTTGCACGCGTCATTTCCGCTGCCAATATGCTGTCCCATGTGGGCCATGTCATTCTCGGCATGAACACTGTCCAGCTGTATATGAAGGTGCCGGGCAGCAGGACGCCCGGCCACCAGGAGAACAATAACTTTTGCTCAATCAATATCAATATCGGGCCCGGGGACTGCGAATGGTTTGCCGTGCCCGATGCCTACTGGGGCGGCGTTCACAATTTATGTGAAAAGAACAACATTAGCTATTTGCACGGCTCTTGGTGGCCGGTTTTAGAGGATTTATACAAGGAGAATATACCAGTTTATAGATTTATACAAAAGCCTGGCGACTTGGTTTGGGTTAATGCTGG GTGCGTTCATTGGGTCCAATCGGTGGGCTGGTGCAACAATATTGCCTGGAATGTGGGACCATTGACTGCTCGACAGTATTCGCTGGCCATCGAGCGTTATGAATGGAACAAGGTGCAGGCCTTCAAGAGCATTGTTCCGATGGTTCATTTAAGCTGGAACCTGGCCAGAAACATTAAAGTATCGGACACGAAACTCTTCGAACTGATCAA AATGTGTTTGCTGCAAACGCTGAAGAACGTTTTGCACATCCAGGAGTACGTCAAATCGAAGGGAGTTGAAATACGCTTTAATGGGCGTGGGAAGAACGAGGCCTCCCATTACTGCGGTCAATGCGAA GTCGAAGTTTTTAATGTACTTTTTGTGAAGGAACAGGAGAAGCGACATGTCGTTCATTGCCTGTCGTGTGCCCTTAAACTGTCGCCATCGCTGCAGGGCATTGTCTGCCTTGAGGAGTATCGTCTGTCTGAGCTTCAACACGTCTACGATTCGTTCTCTTTACATAGAACCCAAGGACTAGCGTACACTCAATAG